One Parashewanella spongiae genomic window, ATCCTAAGTCCGGATGGAAGAGAATATGAAACCGATGACAGCCTGTGCTCGGCTTCGCTATTTTGCTGTTTTAGGGACGCTTTTATCTAGGCGCCCCTCATACAGCTGCACTTTTTTCATCAGCTATACTGTATTTTGCTGGTGATCTCGGTGTATCTCCGCATGCCCTGATCCAAACCATCCTTAAAGCAAGATAGGACTTACAGGAAATGATTATGGATCAGTCTATTATTTTTAAACATCGTTCAGATAATACAAAAGCAGTATCTCGTGTTCATGAGGCCATATCGGCGCTATCACAAGGCCGAGGCGTTCTGCTCATGGACGACGAAAACCGTGAAAACGAAGCGGATGTGATTTTTGCCGCCGAAACCCTCACGGTGGCGCAAATGGCATTGCTCATTCGTGACTGTAGTGGCATTGTGTGCTTATGTTTAACCGCAGCTCAAGTTGATCAATTAGCCTTACCTCCCATGGTAGAACGCAACAACAGTCAATATGGCACCGCATTTACCGTCAGCATTGAAGCCACTAAAGGAGTCACTACTGGGGTATCTGCCGCAGATCGAGTAACAACGATCAAAGCGGCAGTGGCACAGCATGCTAAACCTCAAGATTTAGCGAGACCCGGACACGTGTACCCACTAAAAGCACATAAAAATGGAGTATTTGGGCGCACAGGCCACACCGAAGGCACCGTTGATTTAATGCAACTTGCCGAATTAAACCCTGCGGGTGTGTTGTGTGAATTAATGAACCCCGATGGCTCCATGGCGAAAGGCAAACAAGTTTTGGCCTACAGCGAGCAACAACAAATGCCGCTGCTCAGTATCGAAGATATTCGTCAATATCGGAAAGCACTCGTTGGAAAAGCAAGTTATATCAATTACAGTAATTAATCCTTTAAAAGCTGTTCGATAATATAAAAGCAGCCGAGGCTGCTTTTATATTAAAACTGTTAGAGAGCGCTAATTTGGCTTTTGTGTATCATAATCGACATCGATTATGTCTTTATCTTTAAGATGATTTTCGAGTCTTGTAAGTCGAACCAATGCCATCATCCCAAACAAAAACCCCACTAAACCAAAGGTAAATCCTATTATCGCAAAACTGTCCATGTTAATGCTCCAATTTCCTTACTCTCGTTATCTTGCTCTAGCGTATCTTATTCAACTG contains:
- the ribB gene encoding 3,4-dihydroxy-2-butanone-4-phosphate synthase, whose protein sequence is MDQSIIFKHRSDNTKAVSRVHEAISALSQGRGVLLMDDENRENEADVIFAAETLTVAQMALLIRDCSGIVCLCLTAAQVDQLALPPMVERNNSQYGTAFTVSIEATKGVTTGVSAADRVTTIKAAVAQHAKPQDLARPGHVYPLKAHKNGVFGRTGHTEGTVDLMQLAELNPAGVLCELMNPDGSMAKGKQVLAYSEQQQMPLLSIEDIRQYRKALVGKASYINYSN